In a genomic window of Croceibacterium sp. TMG7-5b_MA50:
- the rplS gene encoding 50S ribosomal protein L19, with product MGLIQELEAEAIAQLAEGKDIPEFRPGDTLRVGVRVVEGERTRVQNYEGVCIARSNRAMGSNFTVRKISFGEGVERVFPLYSPNIDSITVVRRGVVRRAKLYYLRGRTGKRARIAERKVNP from the coding sequence ATGGGTCTGATCCAGGAACTGGAAGCCGAAGCCATTGCCCAGCTGGCAGAAGGCAAGGACATCCCCGAATTCCGCCCCGGTGACACGCTGCGCGTCGGCGTGCGCGTCGTCGAAGGCGAGCGTACCCGCGTGCAGAACTACGAAGGCGTGTGCATCGCGCGTTCGAACCGCGCGATGGGCAGCAACTTCACCGTGCGCAAGATCAGCTTCGGCGAAGGCGTGGAGCGTGTGTTCCCGCTGTATTCGCCGAACATCGACAGCATCACCGTGGTCCGCCGCGGCGTGGTGCGTCGCGCCAAGCTGTATTACCTGCGCGGCCGCACCGGCAAGCGCGCCCGCATCGCGGAGCGCAAGGTCAACCCGTAA
- the trmD gene encoding tRNA (guanosine(37)-N1)-methyltransferase TrmD, with the protein MTFAASIITLYPDMFPGPLGHSLAGRALAEGTWSCEAVQLRDYAADKHRTVDDTPAGGGAGMVLKADVLAAAIDDVRTRRPTCPVLAMTPRGRPISQQRIRELAAGPGVSILCGRFEGFDERIFDGRQVEEVSLADIILSGGETAALAILDACIRLLPGVMGAPSSGTEESFEEGLLEYPHYTRPSTWEGRTIPEVLRSGDHAKIAAWRKVQAEQDTRSRRPDLWERHWGVRGQPASGARHDD; encoded by the coding sequence GTGACCTTCGCCGCCAGCATCATCACGCTGTACCCCGACATGTTCCCCGGACCGCTCGGCCATTCGCTGGCGGGGCGCGCACTGGCGGAAGGCACCTGGTCGTGCGAGGCGGTGCAGTTGCGCGACTATGCGGCCGATAAGCACCGTACGGTCGATGACACGCCCGCAGGCGGCGGCGCGGGAATGGTGTTGAAGGCGGACGTGCTTGCCGCAGCGATCGACGACGTGCGGACACGCCGGCCGACCTGCCCCGTCCTGGCGATGACGCCGCGTGGCCGGCCGATCAGCCAGCAGCGCATCCGCGAACTGGCGGCGGGGCCGGGTGTCAGCATCCTGTGCGGCCGGTTCGAAGGATTCGACGAGCGCATCTTCGACGGGCGGCAGGTCGAGGAGGTGAGCCTTGCCGACATCATCCTGTCCGGCGGGGAGACCGCGGCGCTGGCCATTCTGGATGCTTGCATTCGGCTGCTGCCCGGCGTAATGGGCGCGCCGTCCAGCGGGACCGAGGAATCCTTCGAGGAAGGGCTGCTCGAATACCCGCATTATACCCGACCATCGACATGGGAAGGACGCACGATCCCCGAAGTGCTGCGATCGGGGGATCATGCGAAGATCGCCGCGTGGAGGAAAGTCCAGGCGGAACAGGACACACGGTCACGCAGGCCGGACCTTTGGGAACGCCACTGGGGCGTTCGGGGCCAGCCTGCCTCTGGCGCGCGGCATGATGATTGA
- a CDS encoding OmpA family protein: MKGSAGIALLSMLATPMGAVSAQQAATGTDVTATVYGTPPADLSEFEEGPEVKGMISARSDNRLQITAEDGTSQTVAISEGTQITGTGGFLGLGRDRLASDALLNGLPVTVRTVQWGGGLVASRITLRNTDLRTASMIRTGTAQGFAEQTAATEALRGRLADIDKYNIKGTTNVYFDTGQATLSPQARTELCYAAQQAEAMDNALLLVVGYTDDVGDEEYNQTLSERRAGRVVNYLQQQCKWAPWRMLTPTGMAEADPLADNTTEEGKAQNRRVAVNILVSKSVDGM; the protein is encoded by the coding sequence ATGAAGGGTTCGGCAGGCATTGCCCTGCTGTCGATGCTGGCGACGCCGATGGGCGCCGTATCGGCGCAGCAGGCGGCGACCGGCACCGACGTGACCGCCACGGTGTATGGCACCCCGCCTGCCGACCTGTCGGAGTTCGAGGAAGGTCCCGAGGTCAAGGGCATGATCTCCGCCCGCAGCGACAACCGCCTGCAGATCACGGCGGAAGACGGCACGAGCCAGACCGTGGCGATCAGCGAAGGGACGCAGATCACCGGCACGGGCGGCTTCCTCGGCCTGGGTCGTGACCGGCTGGCGAGCGATGCGCTGCTGAACGGGCTGCCCGTCACTGTCCGTACGGTGCAGTGGGGCGGCGGGTTGGTGGCCAGCCGGATCACGTTGCGCAACACGGACCTGCGCACCGCATCCATGATCCGCACCGGCACCGCGCAGGGTTTTGCCGAGCAGACCGCCGCGACGGAGGCACTGCGCGGGCGTCTGGCCGATATCGACAAGTACAACATCAAGGGTACGACCAACGTCTACTTCGACACGGGCCAGGCGACTTTGTCCCCGCAGGCGCGGACGGAGCTGTGCTATGCCGCGCAGCAGGCAGAAGCGATGGACAATGCCTTGCTGCTGGTCGTCGGCTACACCGACGATGTCGGCGACGAGGAATACAACCAGACGTTGAGCGAACGGCGTGCGGGCCGGGTGGTCAATTACCTGCAGCAGCAGTGCAAGTGGGCGCCGTGGCGCATGCTGACGCCTACCGGCATGGCGGAAGCGGACCCGCTGGCCGACAACACCACCGAAGAAGGCAAGGCGCAGAACCGCCGTGTCGCGGTGAACATCCTCGTCAGCAAGAGCGTGGACGGGATGTAG
- a CDS encoding (d)CMP kinase codes for MIIAVDGPTASGKGTISKALAAHYGLPHLDTGLLYRAVGWQCAVIGGDPDDPTTALAATSFPDDLLLEERLRTEATGGLASRVSVHPAVRQALYDRQRAFALQPGGAVLDGRDIGTVIAPEAAPKLFVTASVEARAQRRWHEMHARGEAPTLAEIEDDLRRRDERDRNRTAAPLMPAPDAYVLDTSMLDRAAAISAAIAVVDGTAG; via the coding sequence ATGATCATTGCCGTCGATGGACCCACTGCCAGTGGCAAGGGCACGATCTCCAAGGCGTTGGCCGCGCATTACGGCCTGCCGCACCTCGATACTGGCCTGCTCTATCGCGCGGTCGGATGGCAATGCGCCGTGATCGGCGGTGATCCGGACGATCCGACGACCGCGCTTGCCGCCACCTCCTTCCCCGACGACCTGCTGCTGGAAGAACGGTTGCGGACAGAGGCGACCGGCGGTCTCGCCAGCCGGGTCTCCGTCCATCCGGCTGTCCGGCAGGCGCTGTATGACCGGCAGCGCGCCTTTGCGCTCCAGCCGGGTGGCGCCGTGCTGGATGGGCGCGATATCGGCACCGTCATCGCGCCGGAAGCCGCACCCAAGCTGTTCGTCACCGCCAGTGTGGAGGCCAGGGCGCAACGCCGCTGGCACGAGATGCATGCCCGTGGGGAAGCTCCTACCCTGGCGGAGATCGAGGACGATCTGCGCCGCCGCGACGAACGCGATCGCAACCGGACAGCAGCTCCATTGATGCCAGCGCCCGATGCATATGTGCTGGATACGTCCATGCTGGATCGCGCGGCAGCAATCAGCGCCGCGATCGCCGTGGTCGACGGGACCGCCGGCTGA
- the aroA gene encoding 3-phosphoshikimate 1-carboxyvinyltransferase: MKAITLHASPTPHRFLPAGPLRGRIRVPGDKSISHRSIMLGALAVGETRVTGLLEGEDVLATAAAMRAMGASVERQDDGTWSIHGTGVGTLLQPAGALDMGNSGTSTRLLMGLVASHPITATFTGDASLSRRPMGRVIEPLSQMGADISPSPGGTLPLMIRGLSPAVPITYRLPVASAQVKSAVLLAGLNTAGITTVIEPVPTRDHSERMLRGFGADLTVEEHGGERHIHLRGEASLRPQTITVPGDPSSAAFFAVAALLVPGSDLVIENVGLNPTRAALFTVLRQMGGSITELNPREVGGEPVADLHARHSPLTGVEVDPALAPAMIDEFPVLFVAASLAHGMTVTTGLEELRVKESDRLSTMAAALTAAGARITEQPDGLTIHGTGGDPLPGTPHAVATKLDHRIAMSMAVAGLVSQGGVEVDDTGPIATSFPTFRALLDSATGQA; the protein is encoded by the coding sequence ATGAAGGCCATTACCCTGCACGCCTCCCCCACTCCGCACCGCTTCCTCCCCGCAGGCCCGCTGAGAGGTCGCATCCGCGTGCCCGGCGACAAGTCGATCAGCCACCGGTCCATCATGCTGGGCGCGCTCGCGGTGGGCGAGACGCGCGTGACCGGCCTGCTGGAAGGGGAAGACGTGCTCGCCACCGCTGCCGCCATGCGGGCGATGGGTGCCAGTGTGGAGCGGCAGGATGACGGCACATGGTCGATCCACGGCACCGGCGTCGGCACGCTGCTGCAGCCCGCGGGCGCGCTCGACATGGGCAATTCGGGCACGTCCACCCGGTTGCTGATGGGACTGGTCGCCAGCCACCCGATCACGGCGACCTTCACCGGCGATGCCAGCCTGTCGCGCCGGCCGATGGGCCGGGTGATCGAGCCGTTGAGCCAGATGGGCGCTGACATCAGCCCCTCGCCGGGCGGCACGCTGCCGCTGATGATCCGCGGACTCAGCCCGGCGGTGCCGATCACCTATCGCCTGCCGGTCGCCTCCGCCCAGGTGAAGAGCGCGGTGCTGCTCGCCGGCCTCAACACCGCCGGCATCACGACGGTGATCGAGCCCGTACCCACCCGCGACCATTCCGAACGCATGCTGCGCGGCTTCGGCGCGGACCTGACGGTGGAGGAGCATGGCGGCGAACGTCACATTCACCTGCGGGGGGAGGCGAGCCTCAGGCCGCAGACGATCACCGTCCCCGGTGATCCGTCCTCCGCCGCCTTCTTCGCTGTTGCCGCCCTGCTGGTGCCGGGCAGCGACCTGGTGATCGAGAATGTCGGCCTGAACCCCACGCGCGCCGCGCTGTTCACCGTGCTGCGCCAGATGGGCGGCAGCATCACGGAACTGAACCCGCGAGAGGTGGGCGGCGAGCCGGTCGCCGACCTGCATGCGCGCCACTCGCCATTGACCGGGGTCGAGGTCGATCCCGCACTGGCCCCGGCGATGATCGACGAATTCCCGGTCCTGTTCGTCGCCGCCTCGCTGGCGCACGGCATGACCGTGACCACCGGGCTGGAGGAGTTGCGGGTGAAGGAATCCGATCGCCTGTCCACCATGGCCGCCGCGCTGACCGCGGCCGGGGCCCGCATCACCGAACAGCCGGACGGCCTCACCATCCATGGCACCGGGGGCGACCCGTTGCCGGGCACGCCCCATGCCGTCGCAACGAAGCTGGACCACCGCATCGCCATGAGCATGGCGGTCGCCGGGCTGGTCAGCCAGGGTGGCGTGGAGGTGGACGATACCGGCCCGATAGCCACCAGCTTCCCCACCTTCCGCGCGCTGCTCGACAGCGCGACCGGGCAGGCATGA
- the ffh gene encoding signal recognition particle protein gives MFDTLSDRLNGVFDRLRGRGALNETDVREAMREVRVALLEADVALPVARDFIARVTEKAVGQQVLKSVTPGQQVVKIVNDELVAMLGGDGDAEAAPLNLDVRPPAVVMMVGLQGSGKTTSTAKIARLLRTKQGKKVMMASLDVNRPAAQEQLKVLGEQAEVGTLPIVPGQQPVDIARRALESAKLQAVDVLLLDTAGRLHVDEALMAEMKAVAAVSAPTEVLLVVDALTGQDAVNVAQSFSGEVPLTGVVLTRMDGDARGGAALSMRAVTGKPIKFAGTGEKLDALEPFHPGRVAGRILGMGDVVSLVERAAQVVEAEDAEKLAKRMMQGQFDMNDLRQQLSQMQKMGGLGMLAGMMPGMKKAKQAMAASGMDDKVLLHMDAIIGSMTAAERGKPELLNAKRKKRVAAGSGTSVQDVNKLLKMHQEMGRAMKQIKKMGGLKGLGAMFGGGGGMGGAGGLGGLGGPGGKGGLPGLGAGGQLPPDLMNLLKKN, from the coding sequence ATGTTCGACACGCTGTCCGATCGCCTGAATGGCGTTTTCGACCGCCTGCGCGGGCGTGGTGCGCTGAACGAGACCGACGTGCGCGAGGCCATGCGCGAGGTGCGCGTCGCGCTGCTGGAGGCGGACGTCGCCCTGCCGGTGGCGCGCGACTTCATCGCCCGCGTGACGGAAAAGGCCGTCGGCCAGCAGGTGCTGAAGTCGGTCACGCCCGGCCAGCAGGTGGTCAAGATCGTCAATGACGAGCTGGTCGCGATGCTGGGCGGGGATGGTGATGCCGAGGCGGCGCCGCTCAACCTGGATGTGCGCCCGCCGGCCGTGGTAATGATGGTCGGCCTGCAGGGCTCCGGCAAGACGACCAGCACCGCCAAAATCGCGCGCCTGCTGCGCACCAAGCAGGGTAAGAAGGTCATGATGGCCTCGCTGGACGTCAATCGTCCGGCCGCGCAGGAACAGCTGAAGGTGCTGGGCGAGCAGGCGGAGGTCGGCACGCTGCCGATCGTGCCGGGTCAGCAGCCGGTCGACATCGCTCGCCGCGCGCTGGAAAGCGCCAAGCTGCAGGCGGTGGACGTGTTGCTGCTCGACACCGCTGGGCGCCTGCACGTTGATGAAGCCCTTATGGCGGAGATGAAGGCGGTCGCTGCCGTCTCCGCGCCGACTGAGGTGCTGCTGGTCGTCGATGCGCTGACCGGGCAGGACGCGGTCAACGTCGCACAGAGCTTCAGTGGCGAGGTGCCGCTGACCGGTGTGGTACTGACCCGGATGGACGGCGATGCGCGCGGTGGTGCGGCGCTGTCGATGCGGGCGGTCACCGGCAAGCCGATCAAGTTCGCCGGCACGGGCGAGAAGCTCGACGCGCTTGAGCCGTTCCATCCCGGCCGCGTCGCTGGCCGCATCCTGGGCATGGGCGACGTCGTCAGCCTGGTGGAGCGTGCCGCGCAGGTCGTGGAGGCGGAGGACGCCGAGAAGCTGGCCAAGCGGATGATGCAGGGGCAGTTCGACATGAACGACCTGCGCCAGCAGCTCAGCCAGATGCAGAAGATGGGCGGCCTCGGCATGCTCGCCGGCATGATGCCGGGCATGAAGAAGGCCAAGCAGGCGATGGCCGCCAGCGGCATGGACGACAAGGTGCTGCTGCACATGGACGCGATCATCGGATCGATGACCGCGGCGGAGCGCGGCAAGCCCGAACTGCTGAACGCCAAGCGCAAGAAGCGCGTGGCCGCTGGCAGCGGCACATCCGTGCAGGACGTCAACAAGCTGCTGAAGATGCACCAGGAAATGGGCCGCGCCATGAAGCAGATCAAGAAGATGGGCGGGCTGAAGGGCCTGGGCGCCATGTTCGGCGGCGGCGGCGGCATGGGGGGTGCCGGCGGCCTGGGCGGACTGGGTGGACCGGGCGGCAAGGGTGGTCTGCCGGGGCTTGGCGCCGGTGGCCAATTGCCGCCGGACCTGATGAACCTGTTGAAGAAGAACTGA
- a CDS encoding deoxyguanosinetriphosphate triphosphohydrolase — protein sequence MVPGSFRAPYAADPTRTRGREHPTAGDGVRGPRSAFQRDRDRIIHSIAFRRLAGKTQVFVAPDGDHYRVRLTHSLEVAQIGRTLARALQLDEDLTEALCLAHDIGHPPFGHSGEDALNAALAEHGGFDHNEHCLRTLMRLDSPYCDVPGLNLSWEVLEGLAKHNGPVTRPGWALAELDAAFPLRLGEHASLEAQVASLADDIAYDNHDIDDGLRGGFLHLDDLLTLPELADQWRDVERRHPCSNRQAQLRELVRTQIGLMVNDLIATTRARIATLKSVDEVRAAGAPLATFSPAMAEYERRLKQFMYQRLYFHPEQKATAARARDVVARLFAAYRADPALMGESWRATLPEAEPARGRHIADYIAGMTDRFAIQQFRRATGEQPDGLTNV from the coding sequence ATGGTCCCCGGCTCCTTCCGCGCGCCTTACGCCGCCGATCCCACCCGAACCCGCGGCCGTGAACATCCGACCGCCGGGGACGGGGTGCGCGGACCGCGCAGCGCATTCCAGCGCGACCGTGACCGGATCATCCATTCCATCGCGTTTCGCCGGCTGGCGGGGAAGACGCAGGTCTTCGTCGCGCCGGACGGAGACCACTACCGCGTCCGCCTGACCCACAGCCTGGAGGTCGCGCAGATCGGCCGCACGCTGGCCCGCGCGCTGCAGCTGGACGAGGATCTGACGGAGGCGCTGTGCCTCGCCCACGATATCGGCCACCCGCCCTTCGGCCATTCGGGGGAGGACGCGCTTAACGCGGCATTGGCCGAGCATGGCGGGTTCGATCACAACGAGCATTGCCTGCGCACGCTGATGCGGCTCGACAGTCCATATTGCGATGTGCCGGGCCTCAATCTCAGCTGGGAGGTGCTGGAAGGCCTCGCCAAGCATAACGGGCCGGTCACTCGGCCGGGCTGGGCCCTGGCGGAACTGGACGCCGCATTTCCCCTGCGCCTGGGCGAACATGCCAGCCTGGAGGCGCAGGTCGCCTCCCTGGCTGACGACATCGCCTACGACAATCACGACATCGACGACGGGCTGCGCGGGGGGTTCCTGCATCTGGACGATCTGCTGACCTTGCCGGAGCTGGCGGATCAGTGGCGTGATGTGGAGCGCCGCCACCCCTGTAGCAATCGGCAGGCGCAATTGCGCGAGCTGGTGCGCACGCAGATCGGCCTGATGGTCAACGACCTGATCGCCACCACCCGTGCGCGGATCGCCACGTTGAAATCGGTCGACGAGGTGCGGGCCGCCGGTGCGCCGCTCGCCACGTTCTCCCCGGCGATGGCCGAGTACGAGCGGCGGCTGAAGCAGTTCATGTACCAGCGGCTCTATTTCCATCCGGAGCAGAAGGCGACGGCCGCCCGCGCCCGCGACGTGGTGGCGCGCCTGTTTGCCGCCTACCGTGCCGATCCTGCGCTGATGGGGGAGAGCTGGCGGGCGACGCTGCCGGAGGCGGAGCCGGCGAGGGGGCGCCATATCGCCGACTATATTGCGGGCATGACAGACCGGTTCGCGATCCAGCAGTTCCGTCGCGCCACTGGCGAGCAGCCGGACGGCCTCACCAACGTATGA
- the rpsP gene encoding 30S ribosomal protein S16, translating to MAISIRLSRGGAKKRPYYRIVVADVRSPRDGKYLEQIGTYNPLLPKDSADRVKIDEDRARYWVGVGAQPTDRVARFLDQAGVKERAARNNPKKAEPGDKAKERAEERAAKAAEAEEAKKAAEEETSSQEPAEGSEAPATGDDAAVGASSEEPAEG from the coding sequence ATGGCAATCTCGATCCGTCTGTCGCGTGGTGGTGCGAAGAAGCGTCCTTACTATCGCATCGTGGTGGCGGACGTCCGCAGCCCGCGTGACGGCAAGTACCTGGAGCAGATCGGCACCTACAACCCGCTGCTGCCCAAGGATTCGGCCGACCGCGTGAAGATCGACGAGGATCGCGCGCGGTACTGGGTCGGCGTCGGCGCACAGCCGACCGACCGCGTGGCCCGGTTCCTGGATCAGGCCGGCGTGAAGGAGCGTGCGGCGCGCAACAACCCCAAGAAGGCGGAGCCGGGCGACAAGGCCAAGGAGCGCGCCGAGGAGCGTGCCGCCAAGGCCGCCGAGGCCGAGGAAGCCAAGAAGGCCGCTGAGGAAGAGACCAGCAGCCAGGAGCCGGCCGAGGGCAGCGAAGCGCCCGCCACGGGTGATGACGCCGCGGTCGGCGCCAGCAGCGAAGAACCGGCCGAAGGCTGA
- a CDS encoding FYDLN acid domain-containing protein: MVKPEWGTKRTCPQTGERFYDLGNDNPVTSPNGFQWYPEPVLKSKQPIPYEEVAKKPVPENQDNDLAEDDDLGDIDEDEDSPDNDVDLGGDDDLGVAGSSDEDDEDN; encoded by the coding sequence ATGGTCAAGCCTGAATGGGGAACCAAGCGCACCTGCCCGCAGACGGGCGAGCGCTTCTACGATCTCGGCAACGACAATCCGGTCACCAGCCCCAACGGGTTCCAGTGGTATCCGGAGCCGGTGCTGAAGAGCAAGCAGCCGATCCCCTACGAGGAGGTCGCCAAGAAGCCCGTGCCCGAGAACCAGGACAACGACTTGGCCGAGGATGACGATCTGGGCGACATCGACGAGGACGAGGATTCCCCGGACAACGACGTCGATCTGGGCGGTGACGACGACCTGGGTGTCGCCGGCTCTTCCGACGAGGATGACGAAGACAATTGA
- a CDS encoding amino acid racemase, with protein MRKLGLIGGMSWVSTRTYYEHINRIVQQRQGRRSSAPLLIDSLDFAQLYALRTEDDWQRATEILSASARRLEAAGAEALIIGANSMHRVYDEVSKAVAIPILHIADCVGAQMQADGVRSAALLGTRNVMVEGFYRRRLVARGVDLTPPDMSNVEQLDSIIYEELMVGRVTRNAERALKTMITIIQQNGVEAVVLACTELEMVVDTDANVLPIYDSARIHSQAAADWILADVPAVENAAA; from the coding sequence GTGCGCAAGCTGGGGTTGATCGGCGGGATGAGCTGGGTTTCCACCCGGACCTATTACGAACATATCAACCGGATCGTGCAGCAGCGGCAGGGCCGCCGGTCCAGCGCGCCGCTGCTGATCGACAGTCTCGATTTCGCTCAGCTCTACGCCCTGCGGACGGAGGATGACTGGCAACGCGCGACGGAGATCCTGTCCGCCAGTGCCCGCCGCTTGGAAGCCGCCGGGGCCGAGGCGCTGATCATCGGCGCCAATTCGATGCACCGGGTATACGATGAGGTCAGCAAGGCGGTCGCGATCCCCATCCTGCACATCGCCGACTGTGTAGGCGCGCAGATGCAGGCCGACGGTGTGCGTTCCGCCGCATTGCTGGGCACCCGCAACGTCATGGTGGAAGGATTTTACCGCCGTCGTCTGGTGGCGCGCGGCGTCGACCTCACCCCGCCGGACATGAGCAATGTCGAGCAGCTCGATTCCATCATCTACGAGGAGCTGATGGTCGGCCGGGTGACCCGCAATGCCGAGCGTGCGCTGAAGACGATGATCACGATCATCCAGCAGAACGGGGTGGAGGCGGTGGTGCTGGCCTGCACGGAACTGGAGATGGTGGTCGACACCGACGCCAACGTGCTGCCGATCTACGACAGCGCCCGCATCCATTCGCAGGCTGCGGCCGACTGGATCCTGGCGGACGTGCCAGCGGTGGAAAACGCCGCCGCATAG
- a CDS encoding entericidin A/B family lipoprotein, translated as MTRTFTLAACLLAMLMVSGCNTVKGLGRDIESVGEAADRAI; from the coding sequence ATGACCCGCACCTTCACCCTCGCCGCTTGCCTCCTCGCCATGCTGATGGTGAGTGGCTGCAACACGGTGAAGGGCCTTGGCCGCGATATCGAAAGCGTCGGGGAGGCGGCCGACAGGGCGATCTGA
- the rimM gene encoding ribosome maturation factor RimM (Essential for efficient processing of 16S rRNA), producing MSDKPIVLAAITGAHGVTGEVRLKLFGEGLPTLKAHKAFNAGALTVSKLRDDGKGGAIVRFAEVADRTAAEALRGTLLSVERTALPPLAEGEYYHADLIGLPAFGDDDAPLGTVVAVENYGAGDIIEVERPDGKRFMVPMRAEAVPEWNAERVVIDRLFAEQA from the coding sequence ATGAGCGACAAGCCCATCGTCCTAGCCGCGATCACCGGTGCGCATGGCGTAACCGGTGAAGTGCGACTGAAGCTGTTCGGCGAGGGCTTGCCCACGCTGAAGGCGCACAAAGCCTTCAACGCCGGCGCGCTGACCGTCAGCAAGCTGCGCGATGATGGCAAGGGCGGGGCGATCGTCCGTTTCGCCGAAGTCGCGGATCGTACCGCGGCCGAGGCGCTGCGCGGCACCCTGCTGAGTGTCGAACGTACCGCCCTGCCTCCGCTGGCGGAGGGCGAGTACTACCATGCCGACCTGATCGGCCTGCCCGCATTTGGCGATGACGATGCGCCGCTGGGCACGGTGGTCGCGGTCGAGAATTACGGCGCGGGCGACATCATCGAGGTGGAGCGGCCGGACGGCAAGCGCTTCATGGTGCCGATGCGCGCCGAGGCGGTACCCGAATGGAATGCGGAACGGGTGGTGATCGACCGCCTGTTCGCAGAGCAAGCGTGA
- a CDS encoding DMT family transporter produces MQAAPASRPLLALLIRLGAVAALATMSALIKLASQSGVHLVEIMFWRQIITVPLLLGWVLLTSRSLAPLKTQRPGTQFMRAFYGTIGMSLNFGAVILLPLAEATTFSFTAPIFAVLLSIVLLKEQVGIWRWFAVLAGFAGVVIIAQPGGSHFPLYGALVALGAAFMVALISIQIADLNRTDKPLAIVFYFAAFSTPLTALGLPFFATPHDATQWLLIVGIGIIGMAGQLLLTAALRFGSLSSVIVMDYSALFWATLYGWALFGMLPPGSTWFGAPLVAGAGILIAWREHRLSRPRRAPTPLEDA; encoded by the coding sequence ATGCAAGCCGCACCGGCCAGTCGGCCGCTCCTCGCCCTGCTGATCCGCCTCGGCGCCGTCGCCGCGCTGGCCACGATGTCGGCCCTCATCAAGCTCGCCTCGCAAAGCGGCGTGCATCTGGTGGAGATCATGTTCTGGCGGCAGATCATCACCGTGCCGCTGCTGCTCGGCTGGGTATTGCTGACGAGCCGCAGCCTGGCTCCGCTCAAGACGCAGCGTCCCGGAACCCAGTTCATGCGCGCATTCTACGGCACGATCGGCATGTCGCTGAACTTTGGTGCGGTGATCCTGCTGCCCTTGGCAGAGGCGACGACCTTCAGCTTCACCGCGCCGATCTTCGCCGTGCTGCTGTCCATCGTGCTGCTGAAGGAACAGGTGGGCATCTGGCGCTGGTTCGCGGTGCTGGCCGGGTTTGCGGGAGTCGTCATCATAGCGCAGCCCGGCGGCAGCCATTTTCCGCTCTATGGCGCGCTGGTGGCGCTGGGTGCTGCATTTATGGTGGCGCTGATCTCCATCCAGATCGCCGACCTCAACCGCACGGACAAGCCGCTGGCGATCGTGTTCTACTTCGCCGCCTTCTCCACGCCGCTGACCGCCCTTGGGCTACCCTTCTTCGCCACCCCGCATGACGCGACGCAATGGCTGCTCATCGTCGGGATCGGCATCATCGGCATGGCCGGGCAGTTGCTGCTGACCGCGGCGCTGCGGTTCGGCTCGCTCTCCAGCGTGATCGTGATGGACTATTCGGCGCTGTTCTGGGCGACGCTGTATGGCTGGGCGCTGTTCGGCATGCTGCCGCCGGGCAGCACCTGGTTTGGCGCGCCGCTGGTCGCGGGGGCCGGCATCCTTATCGCCTGGCGGGAGCATCGCCTTTCCCGCCCGCGACGAGCGCCGACGCCGCTGGAAGATGCATGA